One segment of Neodiprion fabricii isolate iyNeoFabr1 chromosome 1, iyNeoFabr1.1, whole genome shotgun sequence DNA contains the following:
- the LOC124187896 gene encoding uncharacterized protein LOC124187896 produces MIQKVVWCLFFLSVLSVNHCSPSSRDARSLTTEGKAESDEPSVHPDLEPSASESSSEDVALEDSEDDPAGPPDHVIPYSEHEDPAEVPTRPKYVAPGAWAKPDPKKNIPLDFVPTKSLAQVRGTHTVKVLPQSAAIEEAETAEERENAPRLRQVVSNKKTNTIYTEEGYEDSAYDHAGHVRDADFHEGYAKKLHDQRHSKARSGADGKRKPKKGNLRSETPEPKLQEFEEFNDDYSDEPPPKENSKPKKSSRKKKKKKKNKFPEDELSRPDVNPKIVAENEIERLEDDLGRENEEAEKGSEKDLLRGEIENNQNLNSNAQISKYGADENNDSSNSRPQESVYNLQGDITTVTYESLNSPQPIITEAPTTANYGDVFWKYYSTSATPYNADPSTTLTAFNSHGPYLLYSDNAGVVLPIQDTVPIQNGHQPVNPNAIPKQEYGIVNDQIANPRSGEDYLSFVNFGDPATWGYSAMNVPVKSVVQTTPSHYDDISLYSTPTYSLITNSRKPYDYGKYSLPTDSSAWEKMYLESAKKAAERHQNYDPASSTASHSSSATKHHDQAIGRADLTENNPLASASDNGKGTSVRVYSPDSKYAKMLNFVTSQQNRKYNGKKSESANVEDFTIMKPPAVSTSVYSDFTLNLYPNVAGYSTITQESEAAKEGNGKKFNANKNNVKHNGLVQFIGLESPAFHSGAPPGVDRKRLFPASKLLPPPPNGRDNYAEQIGYYKPANHADPLYVPRNRRSSRHPRSVDETALSEEKIADFVIAHEISKRFNFTVENDKGSTEHRDIEGARKATMRRKRNLVRENSQTVTEDSLTLAEELFLSESKERDGLLRNDRSRNGSDHEDLLNASHKIASDVIDEEIEARFEDEDHDAVKEGEVREEEPEYEDEDENEDEKARREELVEIDDPDLDYLDEIEDVNEIVNYPTTTVASIDHQKYPFYKNSKVSSLSPLQYIINPEEIPRKTFGGMEFYDSRDRYVECEGVDPSLDEVLPEEEEPVPNRGPKENLPRLRGLGDKLDCYKAKYFGQNPFDSPLFYEKQITQPTRPTELDPVKFAARIAELPELDEKHPAQSRKPETITIKRMDSGRRRVKNRNQAKAISVKSSVQPRTRKRNNTNNAKLIESLNKKPQRDPRRNRNRRPAQILEPTAMQTAETKSVTPYETEVYEDVMGTIKNMASLYEFLGTPTVPTSMEATIVSPNAGHTPGATSPKKVKTSNRVPIPNGKREQGFYPMGVTASPSDESIVGLLPPPQLVNKPKLRPYRTNKVSYNTRVRTERPVKDDDQKIIGYFRTVTVHKRSLDNRRGSPGDPEMNASKHIVKVRGKRNGNPSAVFATTASPRLKRKRKTNLDASAATTTTTTEEPVTRKNRPAYVVRTRSRNSKDETSTERHGEFTTAQRNSAVIDGRRKEPRYTEIVRKRTQTVASTTTTPSSEQLPESKSTEALTNPDMIGTLSEQVAKPGEIHESVHTMPRKRKTRVGNAESSDEIYEAGTTDLEPERIEENDESPENYEEENATVEPEKIVRKYDVHEDVQEETTPSVMDFAKPTRTFGHGNFDSFFKTDGSGFGDGFNVKPKSGRSESEVMNTRNEKSSEEQVDGEDEDHDVDPKNDSYEEEESSDEESPKYSSDTKQYSDSSDESADNSESEEKNSPQKDSEMTFFRYNSRPSSPFESFEDEKFSDLGPRINKPAFYHPSFEDIKDERFFFDDSDEDEKDQADESSENGKFTFGRYHDEEDDEEDAAEEDYSAHSSEKYEYPWEKRERLAEERRKERDMLRKMIGYSSIHDDDEFDEEERKASSSKKNEKFTYPWERYEVPSKNYKKNLRRNKGHDNEEVGSENRPVAKFSSKYSSNQFKLPFSNSAPITTAEPKKIRESVLKFLKEADEASSVEPTVAFETDISTTGKPAPTVNTPVSTTEKMVSSEPVRSDLKNTKRVSDSKIIPENITTAPRLVIRYKATPVRDRPTLRPSLKSATEAPAMSKTQTTSTSTTTTTTTRRPSRLKGRANTARRTPFYRAQEHQITTSTVLPRARWTSTTTTTTEKPGKLLPRTPGRFVVRKRVNSKDAPNLSQSQEVPQKSTASTTVLSRRRKRPTVDTRTPTRSNTVEKISHTTKRPTSTVVEDRDTEDPKPTSRTFEHRSRVSKEEIITKTSFPNRDTTFGTLTNKNTDKANNFENDNLKSKKAHTSVPDRTKNLSDSTNSEDDSPGKNESVETFSETMEETPEHFYRMKVTLDKDGKKRTSISIIPKDPTVGPSALEDELHLKRAKMEELRRKKNQGYKKFDEVKTQNAESDADIDSSLRDDSFVMGQLLLKMPPQLGEIKETDNRRKEYTNIEETPGTVYEDSSTEKERMKQNREDDKDEEDVKPLTVNYIRDPSQRHYYYIEDKK; encoded by the exons GAAGACCAACACCATATACACCGAGGAAGGCTACGAAGACTCGGCCTACGACCATGCCGGGCATGTCAGAGACGCCGACTTTCACGAAGGGTACGCCAAAAAGCTCCACGACCAGCGACACAGCAAGGCGAGATCCGGAGCCGACGGCAAGCGCAAACCGAAGAAGGGAAATCTGAGAAGCGAGACTCCCGAGCCGAAACTTCAGGAGTTTGAGGAATTCAACGACGACTACAGCGACGAGCCTCCGCCGAAGGAAAATTCGAAACCTAAAAAATCGtccaggaagaagaagaaaaagaagaagaataagttCCCCGAGGATGAGCTGAGCAGGCCTGATGTCAATCCGAAAATCGTCGCGGAGAATGAGATCGAAAGATTGGAGGACGACCTCGGGAGGGAAAACGAAGAGGCCGAAAAGGGCTCGGAGAAGGATCTGCTTCGAGGAGAGATCGAGAATAATCAGAACCTGAATTCAAACGCACAGATAAGCAAATACGGCGCTGACGAAAATAACGACTCGTCGAATTCACGACCGCAGGAGAGTGTTTACAACCTGCAGGGAGACATCACCACGGTTACCTACGAGAGTCTTAACAGTCCGCAGCCAATTATCACTGAGGCACCGACAACGGCCAATTACGGTGACGTATTTTGGAAGTACTATAGTACATCGGCGACTCCCTATAACGCAGATCCGTCGACGACGTTGACGGCCTTTAACAGCCACGGTCCGTATCTTCTGTATTCTGATAACGCGGGTGTCGTTCTGCCGATTCAGGATACCGTTCCAATCCAAAATGGCCACCAGCCGGTAAATCCAAACGCGATTCCGAAACAGGAATACGGTATCGTGAACGATCAAATCGCGAACCCCCGGAGCGGTGAAGATTATCTGAGTTTCGTTAATTTCGGTGATCCTGCAACTTGGGGATATAGTGCTATGAACGTTCCTGTAAAGTCCGTGGTACAAACGACACCATCGCACTACGATGATATTTCTTTATACAGCACACCGACTTACTCGTTGATTACGAACTCGCGGAAACCATATGATTATGGGAAATATAGCCTGCCGACGGATTCGTCTGCTTGGGAAAAAATGTATCTCGAGTCAGCAAAGAAAGCGGCTGAAAGGCACCAGAATTATGATCCCGCAAGCTCCACTGCGTCTCACAGCAGTTCGGCAACGAAACATCATGATCAGGCGATCGGTAGGGCAGATTTGACTGAAAACAATCCATTGGCATCAGCGTCTGACAACGGGAAGGGAACTTCTGTCCGGGTATACAGTCCAGACTCGAAGTATGCGAAAATGTTGAACTTTGTAACCAGCCAACAAAATAGGAAGTACAATGGGAAAAAAAGTGAGAGTGCCAACGTGGAGGATTTCACTATCATGAAGCCGCCGGCTGTAAGCACGTCTGTATATTCCGATTTCACACTGAATTTATATCCCAATGTCGCAGGCTATTCGACCATAACGCAGGAAAGCGAAGCGGCGAAAGAAGgtaatgggaaaaaattcaacgctAACAAGAACAATGTAAAACACAACGGCTTAGTCCAGTTTATAGGCTTAGAATCACCGGCATTTCATAGCGGTGCCCCACCCGGTGTTGATAGAAAGAGATTATTTCCCGCCTCTAAACTCCTGCCACCTCCGCCAAATGGCAGAGATAATTACGCCGAGCAAATTGGATATTACAAGCCTGCCAATCATGCCGATCCTCTCTACGTTCCGCGTAATCGCAGATCTTCGCGACATCCGCGAAGCGTTGACGAAACAGCATTGAGTGAGGAGAAGATCGCCGATTTTGTTATTGCGCACGAGATAAGTAAGCGATTCAATTTTACTGTCGAGAATGATAAAGGGTCAACGGAGCACCGTGATATCGAAGGTGCGCGGAAGGCGACAATGAGACGGAAAAGGAATCTGGTACGTGAAAATAGCCAGACTGTAACGGAAGATTCCCTTACGCTAGCGGAAGAGCTTTTTCTGAGTGAAAGTAAAGAGCGCGACGGACTTCTGAGGAACGATAGATCGCGAAATGGGAGCGATCATGAAGATCTGCTCAACGCGTCTCATAAAATAGCTAGCGATGTTATCGACGAAGAAATCGAAGCTAGATTCGAAGACGAAGATCACGATGCGGTGAAAGAGGGTGAGGTGAGGGAGGAAGAACCAGAGTACGAAGATGAAGACGAAAATGAGGATGAAAAAGCCCGACGTGAAGAGCTGGTTGAAATCGATGATCCGGATCTAGACTACCTGGACGAAATTGAGGACGTTAACGAGATCGTGAATTATCCCACAACCACTGTTGCTAGTATCGATCATCAGAAATATCccttttacaaaaattctaaAGTGTCGAGTTTGTCTCCCTTACAGTATATCATAAACCCCGAAGAGATTCCGAGAAAAACGTTTGGAGGAATGGAATTCTATGACTCCAGAGATAGGTACGTAGAGTGCGAGGGAGTCGATCCGAGTCTGGACGAAGTTCTCCCCGAAGAGGAGGAACCCGTACCGAATAGGGGCccaaaagaaaatttacccCGCCTGAGAGGCCTGGGAGATAAATTAGACTGCTACAAAGCGAAATATTTTGGACAAAACCCTTTCGACAGCCCTTTATTTTACGAGAAGCAGATCACTCAACCGACTCGACCAACCGAATTGGACCCCGTAAAGTTTGCGGCCAGGATCGCAGAATTGCCGGAACTAGACGAAAAGCACCCTGCACAATCGAGAAAACCGGAAACCATAACGATTAAAAGAATGGACAGTGGCCGGAGGCGAGTGAAGAACCGAAACCAAGCGAAAGCCATAAGCGTGAAATCTTCCGTTCAACCGCGGACCAGAAAACGCAACAACACTAATAACGCTAAATTGATAGAATCATTGAATAAGAAACCGCAGAGAGATCCGAGAAGAAATAGGAACCGTAGACCGGCTCAGATACTTGAGCCAACCGCGATGCAGACGGCCGAAACCAAGTCCGTAACACCGTATGAAACGGAAGTTTACGAGGATGTTATGGGGACGATAAAAAACATGGCAAGCTTGTACGAATTCCTTGGAACGCCAACCGTGCCCACCTCTATGGAGGCGACGATTGTATCACCGAACGCAGGCCACACTCCGGGTGCAACGAGTCcaaagaaagtgaaaacgTCGAATCGCGTTCCAATACCGAACGGGAAAAGAGAGCAGGGTTTTTACCCGATGGGTGTAACGGCAAGCCCCTCCGACGAGAGTATCGTCGGTCTACTTCCGCCTCCTCAGCTCGTCAATAAGCCGAAACTTCGACCCTATAGAACTAACAAGGTTTCGTACAATACTAGAGTCAGAACCGAGAGGCCGGTGAAGGATGATGACCAAAAGATTATCGGATACTTCAGAACCGTCACGGTCCACAAACGGAGCCTGGATAATCGCCGCGGTAGTCCAGGTGACCCAGAGATGAACGCCAGCAAACACATCGTGAAAGTAAGGGGCAAACGAAACGGAAATCCCAGTGCTGTTTTTGCGACAACAGCGAGTCCAAGGCTTAAACGAAAGCGGAAGACCAATCTTGATGCCAGTGCAGCTACAACGACGACTACCACAGAAGAGCCTGTAACTCGAAAGAACAGACCTGCTTACGTTGTCAGGACTAGATCCAGAAATTCAAAGGATGAAACAAGCACCGAAAGACACGGAGAGTTCACCACCGCCCAAAGAAACTCGGCAGTGATCGACGGTAGGAGAAAAGAACCAAGGTACACGGAAATCGTCAGAAAGAGGACTCAAACAGTCGCTTCTACCACGACCACACCAAGCTCGGAACAATTGCCGGAATCTAAGAGCACCGAAGCGCTGACAAATCCTGATATGATCGGAACTCTCTCGGAACAAGTAGCAAAGCCAGGTGAGATTCATGAGAGCGTTCATACAATGCCTAGAAAGAGGAAAACACGAGTTGGAAATGCCGAATCTTCTGACGAGATCTACGAGGCTGGCACGACAGATCTTGAACCGGAACGAATAGAAGAAAATGACGAGAGTCCGGAGAATTATGAGGAAGAAAACGCTACTGTTGAACCGGAGAAAATAGTTAGAAAGTATGATGTTCACGAAGATGTTCAGGAAGAAACGACTCCGAGTGTCATGGACTTCGCAAAACCTACGAGGACTTTCGGGCATGGgaattttgatagtttttttaaaacagaTGGTTCTGGATTCGGCGATGGCTTTAACGTTAAGCCAAAATCGGGACGATCAGAAAGCGAGGTGATGAATACTCGAAATGAGAAATCTAGCGAGGAACAAGTTGACGGGGAGGACGAAGACCACGATGTAGATCCAAAAAATGATTCttacgaagaagaagagtCATCTGATGAAGAGAGTCCTAAATATTCCAGTGATACGAAACAGTATTCCGACTCTTCGGACGAAAGCGCTGATAATTCTGAAAGTGAGGAGAAAAATTCACCGCAAAAGGATTCCGAAATGACTTTTTTCAGATACAACAGTCGCCCGAGTTCACCGTTCGAGAGTTTTGAGGATGAGAAATTTTCCGATTTGGGACCTCGCATCAATAAGCCAGCATTTTACCATCCCTCTTTCGAGGATATAAAGGACGaacgatttttcttcgatGACTCCGATGAAGATGAGAAAGATCAAGCTGACGAGAGTTCCGAGAACGGTAAATTCACGTTTGGAAGGTATCAtgacgaagaggacgacgaAGAGGATGCAGCGGAGGAAGATTACTCGGCGCATAGttcagaaaaatatgaatatccTTGGGAGAAACGGGAAAGATTGGCCGAAGAGAGGCGGAAAGAGCGCGATATGTTGAGGAAAATGATAGGCTACAGTTCGATCCACGACGACGATGAATTCGACGAGGAAGAAAGGAAGGcttcttcttcaaaaaaaaatgaaaaattcacgtaCCCATGGGAGCGCTACGAAGTACCGAGTAAAAACTACAAAAAGAATTTGCGGAGGAACAAAGGACACGACAACGAGGAAGTGGGATCAGAAAATCGCCCAGTTGCTAAATTTAGCAGTAAATACAGTTCCAATCAGTTCAAATTACCATTTTCTAATAGTGCACCTATAACGACCGCCGAGCCTAAGAAAATAAGAGAATCGGTGTTGAAGTTTTTGAAGGAGGCTGATGAAGCATCCTCAGTCGAGCCCACGGTTGCCTTCGAAACTGATATTTCGACCACCGGTAAACCCGCACCCACAGTTAATACTCCAGTTTCCACAACCGAAAAGATGGTGTCGAGTGAACCGGTTCGCTCTGATTTGAAGAACACTAAACGGGTATctgattcgaaaattattcccGAAAATATCACAACGGCACCGAGATTAGTCATTCGTTACAAAGCCACGCCTGTTAGGGACCGGCCTACCCTCAGACCAAGTTTAAAATCTGCCACTGAAGCACCTgcaatgtcaaaaacacaaacgACATCGACatcaacgacgacgacgacaacgacaCGAAGACCATCAAGACTGAAAGGTAGAGCCAATACCGCTAGGCGGACACCTTTCTACAGGGCACAGGAACACCAAATTACTACGAGTACGGTTCTTCCAAGAGCCAGATGGACATCCACTACCACGACCACAACTGAGAAACCTGGAAAATTATTACCCAGAACACCGGGTAGATTTGTCGTACGGAAACGTGTCAACTCCAAGGATGCTCCAAACTTGTCTCAGAGTCAGGAAGTTCCGCAGAAGTCAACAGCATCAACGACTGTCTTGTCCCGCCGAAGAAAACGACCCACTGTCGATACTCGTACACCGACCAGAAGTAACACGGTCGAGAAAATCTCGCATACAACCAAAAGGCCTACATCGACCGTTGTCGAAGATCGTGATACAGAAGATCCGAAACCAACAAGTAGAACCTTTGAGCATCGCTCGCGAGTGTCAAAGGAAGAGATCATCACGAAGACGTCTTTCCCCAATCGGGATACCACCTTTGGAACCCTTACGAACAAGAATACGGACAAAGCAAATAACTTCGAAAATGACAATTTGAAGTCGAAGAAGGCTCATACGAGTGTGCCAGATCGTACAAAAAACTTGTCAGATTCAACGAACTCGGAAGATGATTCTCCAGGAAAGAATGAGAGCGTCGAAACGTTTTCAGAAACCATGGAAGAGACACCGGAACACTTTTACCGGATGAAAGTAACGCTCGACAAGGATGGAAAGAAACGGACATCCATCTCAATCATTCCCAAAGATCCGACCGTCGGGCCGTCGGCACTGGAGGACGAGCTGCACCTGAAGAGAGCCAAAATGGAAGAactgaggagaaaaaagaatcagggatacaaaaaatttgatgaggTGAAAACGCAAAATGCCGAGTCGGACGCCGATATCGATAGTTCACTAAGGGACGAT AGCTTCGTCATGGGCCAACTGCTTCTAAAAATGCCTCCGCAGTTGGGTGAAATAAAGGAAACAGACAACAGAAGGAAAGAGTATACAAACATTGAGGAAACTCCGGGCACAGTGTACGAAGACAGTTCAACTGAAAAGGAAAGGATGAAACAGAATAGAGAAGATGACAAAGACGAGGAGGATGTGAAACCTTTGACGGTGAACTATATAAGGGACCCAAGCCAGCggcattattattacatcgaggataaaaaatga